The Clostridioides difficile genome has a segment encoding these proteins:
- a CDS encoding ECF transporter S component, translating to MKRKICVKTITLIAFGISINIIGAFIAMGLRLPIYLDSIGTIMIASLLGPKYAVITGVFGSLISGVTFDVYSLYFAPVQISTGLLAGIAFKKKFLTGIKTPLGVLLFAIPTSIVSSVISAFLFGGVTSSGSSYIVQILKVLGLGDVFSVFITQVFTDYTDKLIAVVLVNLGLNAVPKTLKVSLTGER from the coding sequence GTGAAAAGAAAAATATGTGTCAAAACCATTACACTTATAGCCTTTGGTATTTCTATAAATATAATAGGTGCTTTTATAGCTATGGGACTAAGGTTACCTATATATTTAGATTCAATAGGAACTATAATGATAGCTTCACTTTTGGGGCCTAAATATGCTGTTATTACAGGTGTGTTTGGGAGTTTAATAAGTGGAGTTACATTTGATGTATATTCTCTTTATTTTGCACCAGTTCAGATATCAACAGGATTACTTGCTGGTATTGCTTTTAAAAAGAAATTCTTAACTGGTATAAAAACTCCATTAGGAGTATTGTTATTTGCCATACCAACATCTATAGTAAGTTCAGTAATTTCAGCTTTTTTATTTGGAGGTGTAACATCATCTGGTTCTTCTTATATAGTTCAAATTTTAAAAGTACTAGGGCTTGGAGATGTATTTAGTGTGTTTATAACTCAAGTGTTCACAGATTATACAGATAAATTAATTGCAGTTGTTCTGGTAAATTTAGGGTTAAATGCAGTTCCAAAGACTTTAAAAGTATCATTGACTGGAGAAAGATAG
- a CDS encoding radical SAM protein has product MDRYSEIINKNQREIVLLKSFPCIWGRCSFCDYIDDNSNLEEEMNKLNFEVLKNITGKYGVLEVINSGSCFEIPKGTLERIKKIIKERNIKKLFLESHWSYKNRLKEMRDYFEIPIIFKIGVETFDYDFRNNFLNKNARFKTPEDVKEYFDSPCIMVGIKGQTKEMIDNDIDIILNTFEKATVNVFINNSSKIKRDEELVKWFINKYEFLNENPNIEVLYNNTDFGVGD; this is encoded by the coding sequence ATGGATAGATATAGTGAGATAATAAATAAAAATCAAAGAGAAATAGTTTTACTTAAAAGTTTTCCATGTATATGGGGGAGATGTTCTTTTTGTGATTATATAGATGATAATTCTAATTTAGAAGAAGAAATGAACAAACTAAACTTTGAAGTTTTAAAAAATATAACTGGAAAATATGGAGTTCTTGAAGTCATAAATTCTGGTAGCTGTTTTGAGATACCTAAAGGTACTTTAGAGAGAATAAAGAAGATTATAAAAGAAAGAAATATAAAAAAACTATTCTTAGAAAGTCATTGGTCATACAAAAATAGACTAAAGGAAATGAGAGATTATTTTGAAATTCCTATAATATTTAAAATTGGGGTTGAAACATTTGATTACGATTTTAGAAATAACTTTTTAAATAAAAATGCAAGATTTAAAACTCCAGAAGATGTAAAAGAGTACTTTGACTCTCCTTGTATTATGGTTGGAATTAAAGGACAGACTAAAGAAATGATAGATAATGATATAGATATTATTCTAAATACTTTTGAAAAAGCAACTGTGAATGTTTTTATAAACAATTCTTCTAAAATAAAAAGAGATGAAGAGTTGGTTAAATGGTTTATTAATAAGTATGAATTTCTAAATGAAAATCCAAATATAGAAGTTTTATATAATAATACAGACTTCGGTGTAGGAGATTAG